A segment of the Fusobacterium ulcerans genome:
ATAAATCCTGCTGCTATTTTCATAGCTATCTGTTCTCTGGCAATCATATCCCCAAAGAATGTAACTGTTATTATCATTAAAACTGTAACTCCACTGATTGCCATAGCTTCAACACAATGTTTGAAGAAAGATCTCACAGTAAGCTCTTTATAAATAAAAGCTCCCAAGAAAACTGAATAAGCTGCTGCAACTACTGCTGCTTCTGTAGGAGTAAATAACCCCGAAAATATTCCTCCAATAATAATGAAAGGAGTCATTAAAGCCCAGAAAGATTTTTTAAAAGCTTCTACTTGTTCTTTAAAAGTTGCCTTTTTAGCTTTTTTATACCCTCTTTTTTTACATACAAAATAGTTCATTACCATTAAAGCTATTGTTGTAAGTACTCCTGGAACAAACCCTGCTAAAAATAATTTTGCGATAGATTGATTTGCAATTACTCCATATACTATCATACTGATACTTGGAGGAACCAGAGGTCCTATTATACAAGATGCTGCTGTTATTCCACCACAGATATCATCATCATATCCTTCATCTCTCATAGCTTTTATTTCCAATTGTCCAAGTCCACCAGCATCTGCTATAGCTGACCCTGACATTCCTGAGAAAATAAGAGAAGCAGCTACATTTACATGTCCCATCCCTCCAGTAAAATGTCCTAGAAGAGCTTTAGCAAAATTAAATATCCTTTCTGTAATTCCAGCCCCATTCATCAGTATTCCTGTTAATACAAAGAAAGGTACACTCAAAAGGCTGAAACTATTAAGACTATCTACTAATTTCGCAGAAGCAAAATATATTACATTCCACTTAGTAATTGAAAAGTAGAATATTGTTGCTGCCATAAGAGACCATCCTACTGGCACTCCCATAAAAATCATTACCAACCACACTGCAATAGTCACATATCCTGCTATTGGTCCAAACTTATAGTAATTAGCAAGTCTGAATAATCTAAATACTTTAGGATCGTATATTATCAATCCTATTATAATTATTAATGCAACTAAGAAAACTCCTGGATGTAGAACCACTTTTTTATTGTCATAATTTTCTTTATATGCTTGAAAGAAACGTATCATCATTAATACTGCTACAATAGGAAGAGCTATATACATCCACCCTGCTGATATTTTTAATGATACTAGCTCAAATATCCACTTTTTCTTATAAAGACTATTACCTAAATAACCCATAAAAATTATAGATATGAAAATTATTATCTGTACAATAGTGAAAGCTACTCTTTGCATTTTAGGAGAAAATCTGCTGCAAAGAAAATCTATAAGTACATGCTGTTGATTTCTTATTCCCATGCTGATTCCTAACATTCCTACATATACAAACAGCAGACTTGACAATTCTTCACTCCACATCAAAGGGGTTCCCAAAATTTGTCTTGCTGTTATCTGCATTACAAGTATTATAAACATACAGACAAAAAGTGTCCCACCTATCCATTCTTCTAATTTATTAAAAATTTTCATCTATTTTCCCACCTTGTCTCTTTATTACACATTTACTTTCCAGCTGCTGTTATTTCATCTACCGCCTGTTGACCAAGTTTTCCATTTTTCTTAATAAATTCGTCATAAACAGGTTGCATTTTAGCTTTGAAATCATCCAAGTTTGGTTCAGTTATTTTTACCCCATTCTTTACAAAGAAATCTTTCAAACTAGCTTCTTCATCTACGAATAATTTTGTATGATATTCTGCTGCTTCCTCAGCTGCATTTTTAACTACTTTTTGAAGATCTTCAGGAAGACTTTCTAAAGTTTCATTTCCAATTACATATAATTGGTCATTTAATATATGATTAGTCATTGCCAAATATGGCTGAACTTCATAGAATTTTTGAGCTCTTACTGCTGACAATGGATTTTCCTGTCCATCTACTGAATTTGTTTGAAGAGCAAGGTACACTTCTGAGAAAGCCATCGGTGTAGGAGCTGCTCCACTATATTTTGCAAAGTTTAAGTTAGAAGCTGCATTTGGAACTCTTAATTTCAATCCCTTCATATCCTCAATTGAGTTTATAGCTTTATTGGAAGTAGTTTGTCTAGTTCCATTATATGCTTGTGATAAAATAGTTATTCCCAAGTCATCATGTATTTTACTTATTAGATTTTTTCCAAATGTAGTATCAAAAGTTGCTTTGTGCACGTGGTCAAAATCTTTGATCATGTAAGGCAATACATATACTTCAGCCTCTGGAAAGAATATTGCAAATCTTCCAATCTCAGTAAATGAGAAATCTAAAGCTCCTCCTGAAACTTGTTCAAGCATACTTCTGTCATCTCCCAGCTGTCCATTTGGAAAAAGTGCTATCTCTATTCTTCCATTTGATTCTTCTTTTATTTTATTTGCAAAATATTCTGCTGCTTTATATTCATTAGATGCAGTACCTGGAACCATTCCCATTTTTAAATTATATTCTGCCGCAAATGCTGCTGTTGTCATTACTCCAAATAACATTGTTCCTAGTCCTAAAACTTTTAGTGTGTTTTTCATAAATTGAAACCTCCTGTTTTTGATTTATTTTTAATTTATGTTTTTAATCATTTAAGTTCTCATAAAAGATAATATGTGATTTTGAAATTTCCCAATTTCCTGTTTTTATATCTTCTTTATACAAAATATCAAACATTTTTTTTCCAGCATTGTATCCTTCAGTTGCTATTTCTTCCATTACTGTTGCTGTTATTATCTTATTCTTTATCATTCTTTTAATATTTTTTCCAATTCCATTTGTCACTATCATTTTATCATTTAGTGTTTTTTTAGATAATTTTTCAAAAATATCTTGTGCATATCTATTTATATATATTCCTTTTATCTCTTCTTTTTCACAAACTTCCTGTAAAAGTTTTATACTTTTTTCTATTCCATTTCCTTTTAAAGGCCCCACTATATCTATTTCTGTTTCCTTTACTCTTTCCAAAAATCCAGCAAGATACAATTTTGAAGATATTTTGTCATCTCCATTATCTACAATCAGAAGTTTTTCTCCTTTTCTAAGAAGCGCACTCATTATCCCTCCTGCTATTTTTCCCTGTTTCAAATGGTCAGGCCCTACATGAGGTATATCTTCATGAAGTCTTATTCCTAAAGAAATCACATTAGTTTTTTCCAAATGTGGTTTTAACATTTCATAAACTTTCTCTTTAGCCAAAGGTGTGATTATTAATCCATCCATATCTCCTGTTTTAAGAACTTTTTTTAGCTCTTCTAATTGACTCTCTGGATCATTGATATCACTAGTTATTATTTCTAATTGATAATTATATGCTTTAAATTCTTTTTCTGCTTCTGACAATCCTCTTATTATTTCCTGAGTATAGAATACATTTTTAGAATTGATAACTAAACAATAAACTTTTTTTGCTCTTTTTCCAGCAAGAGAACTTCCTATATAATTTTTCTCATAGTTCATTTCTTTTACCAATTCAAGTATTTTATTTTTAGTTTCTTCCTTTATTAGTGAACTTCCATTTATGGCTCTGGCAACTGTTGTTCTGCTGATTCCCAATTTTTCTGCTATTTCCTTTTGTGTAATCATAATAAAAATCACCTTCCTCAAAAATGTTCTCGTGTTCATTAATATAAATATAACTTTTATTCTTAAGTTTGTCAATGATTTTTTTAAGTTTTTTTAATACTATTTCAAAACAAAAAGTTCTTTATATAATCTGAATTCATTAGTGTATCCCAACTTATATGGGTTATTTATTAGAAATATTTATATTTTTCAACAAAAAAAGAAGAGAAAATTTAAGTAAAAAATAGATTCAATTTTAGAAATTTTTTAATAAAAAATTTATTAATATTTTCTAATTTTTTTCTTTTTTATCACTTAACTAGATTCTCTTCTTAAAATTTTCAACTATTTTTTTATTATAGTCCCTGTATACATCCTGTCAGTTCTTACACCTGGTTTTATTTCCCCATTTATTGAGAACACCTTATTTCCAACTAAAACCAATCCTTCTCCACATGGAGCATCAAATGGTAACTGCCCTATTGATTTCCATGAATCGCTATCTGAATTATAGATAAGTACTTCTCTATTCCAGTTAAATTCAGCAGGATCTGCTCCAAAATATCCAGCTTTGAATTTTGCTAGCTCCTCTCCTTTTAAAGAACCTAAGTTGGCTACTGCATTATCATACACCTCTTTATTAAATCCTCCAATTACCATCATCTCTTTCTCGTTTAATTTTACTGAAGATGCCCCAAGAAGAGATATTCCTTTTCCATTTAATTCTACAGATGCAGCTGGAGTCCATTCATTAGTTATAAAATCATATTTATATCCATCAGTATATGCAGTTGCGTCTCCTCCACTGAATACATATAACTTACCATCAAGTATCTGAGATACAGCTTGTGTTCTAGTAGCTGCTCCTGGTACAGGTGCTAATTCTCTTGACTGCTCTGTTGCAATATCATATTCATACATTTTATTTGTCGCTTTTCCATTTTGTTTTCCAGTTATAACATATAGTTTTCCATCTTTTTCCACTGCTGTTCCATTTTGTAAAGTGAAAGGTAAATCTCCTACTTTTTCTACATTTAATTTTCCCTTTTTCATACTTAAAAATAGTATATCATTATCTGCTTCTGTAGTAGCTGCTCCTCCAATATAATAAACTCCATCTTTAACCGTTACTGAGGCTCCATAACCAATTTCATTATTCAAATTAATATGTTCTACTACTTCTAATTTTCCATCTTTTTCTTTCAAAAGATATACATCAGAATAAAGTTTCTTCGCTCCTCCATTTAATACTGTATCATATGGAAAATTTGCTCCTCCACCAACTACTACATATTTTTCTTCAAGAACTCCTGATAATACCCCAGCAGTTCCTATATTTTTCTCAAATCCTTTTTGTGCAGGTAAATTACCAGCATGTTCCCAAGTTATTTTTCTTTCTACACCTGGCATCTTTACTTCAGTTGAAGTACATCCTCCTAACACTAATGCAGATAATATTGCTGCAAAAACAAATTTTTTCATCATAAACCTCCCACTTTATTTATGAAAATATCGTTCACTAACTGTATGTTAATCTAAAATTTAAAATTGTACTCGTGCTCATTAGTTGATAATAACTTTTTATTTTTATTTTGTCAACGTTTTTTTATTTTTTAGAACATAAGTGATTAAAATCGTACCATTTTTCTCAATATCTATTAAAAAAATATATATGTTTTCATCTGTTGAGTTTATTGAACTTTTCCTATACTATTTTATTTCATCAAAAGAAAAAAACAATCTTTTTATATACATTTTATATGATTTATTTTATAAAAAAGACTTTATTTTTTCTTAAAAATACTTTATTATTTCAATTTCAAAATTTTAAGGCAATAATCATTCTTTACAAACATATAAAAGTTTTTTTATTTGTTTAAATTTTTATAAAAAACATATAATTTTCTGAAAGGAAATTTGTGAAAAAATTAACACTTTTAAATCCCCCATTATTAAAATCGTTTTCTATTTTGAAATTTTCACAAATAAAAAAAGAGCCCTTTAAGAGCTCTCATTTTCTATTTATCTATACTACTTTTTGCAACTACTAATATATATATATTTTCTACATTC
Coding sequences within it:
- a CDS encoding sialic acid TRAP transporter substrate-binding protein SiaP, producing MKNTLKVLGLGTMLFGVMTTAAFAAEYNLKMGMVPGTASNEYKAAEYFANKIKEESNGRIEIALFPNGQLGDDRSMLEQVSGGALDFSFTEIGRFAIFFPEAEVYVLPYMIKDFDHVHKATFDTTFGKNLISKIHDDLGITILSQAYNGTRQTTSNKAINSIEDMKGLKLRVPNAASNLNFAKYSGAAPTPMAFSEVYLALQTNSVDGQENPLSAVRAQKFYEVQPYLAMTNHILNDQLYVIGNETLESLPEDLQKVVKNAAEEAAEYHTKLFVDEEASLKDFFVKNGVKITEPNLDDFKAKMQPVYDEFIKKNGKLGQQAVDEITAAGK
- a CDS encoding LacI family DNA-binding transcriptional regulator, whose translation is MITQKEIAEKLGISRTTVARAINGSSLIKEETKNKILELVKEMNYEKNYIGSSLAGKRAKKVYCLVINSKNVFYTQEIIRGLSEAEKEFKAYNYQLEIITSDINDPESQLEELKKVLKTGDMDGLIITPLAKEKVYEMLKPHLEKTNVISLGIRLHEDIPHVGPDHLKQGKIAGGIMSALLRKGEKLLIVDNGDDKISSKLYLAGFLERVKETEIDIVGPLKGNGIEKSIKLLQEVCEKEEIKGIYINRYAQDIFEKLSKKTLNDKMIVTNGIGKNIKRMIKNKIITATVMEEIATEGYNAGKKMFDILYKEDIKTGNWEISKSHIIFYENLND
- a CDS encoding TRAP transporter large permease subunit; translation: MKIFNKLEEWIGGTLFVCMFIILVMQITARQILGTPLMWSEELSSLLFVYVGMLGISMGIRNQQHVLIDFLCSRFSPKMQRVAFTIVQIIIFISIIFMGYLGNSLYKKKWIFELVSLKISAGWMYIALPIVAVLMMIRFFQAYKENYDNKKVVLHPGVFLVALIIIIGLIIYDPKVFRLFRLANYYKFGPIAGYVTIAVWLVMIFMGVPVGWSLMAATIFYFSITKWNVIYFASAKLVDSLNSFSLLSVPFFVLTGILMNGAGITERIFNFAKALLGHFTGGMGHVNVAASLIFSGMSGSAIADAGGLGQLEIKAMRDEGYDDDICGGITAASCIIGPLVPPSISMIVYGVIANQSIAKLFLAGFVPGVLTTIALMVMNYFVCKKRGYKKAKKATFKEQVEAFKKSFWALMTPFIIIGGIFSGLFTPTEAAVVAAAYSVFLGAFIYKELTVRSFFKHCVEAMAISGVTVLMIITVTFFGDMIAREQIAMKIAAGFMKYASSPLTVLVMINLLLLFLGMFIDALALQFLVLPMLIPVADKVGIDLVFFGVMTTLNMMIGILTPPMGMALFVVAQVGKMSVSTVTKGVLPFLIPIFITLVFITIFPGIITFLPNLIMGG
- a CDS encoding cyclically-permuted mutarotase family protein; translation: MKKFVFAAILSALVLGGCTSTEVKMPGVERKITWEHAGNLPAQKGFEKNIGTAGVLSGVLEEKYVVVGGGANFPYDTVLNGGAKKLYSDVYLLKEKDGKLEVVEHINLNNEIGYGASVTVKDGVYYIGGAATTEADNDILFLSMKKGKLNVEKVGDLPFTLQNGTAVEKDGKLYVITGKQNGKATNKMYEYDIATEQSRELAPVPGAATRTQAVSQILDGKLYVFSGGDATAYTDGYKYDFITNEWTPAASVELNGKGISLLGASSVKLNEKEMMVIGGFNKEVYDNAVANLGSLKGEELAKFKAGYFGADPAEFNWNREVLIYNSDSDSWKSIGQLPFDAPCGEGLVLVGNKVFSINGEIKPGVRTDRMYTGTIIKK